agagagagagagagagagagagagagagagagagagagagagagagagagagagagagtgtgtgtgtgtggggtgaagAAGGTATGAGAAACATGGGGTGAGGAGGAACAGGGAGgggggtgtggaggtggagcatATTTCATTTGGAAATAACAAACAATGCCAGTAAGAACAAATCCATATTCAAACATGGCTTTTCAATAACTTACCTTTACTCTTGGCTTTCGAGCATCAATCCGTTTCTTGCGTTCGGCATCGGTGAGTGTCGCCAGGTCCAGGGGCAGCTGTTGAAAAACATTAATGTTGAAAAGCAATGTTtaatattgcaaaaaaaaaaaaaaaaaaggaaaaaaaaaaaaaaaaaaaatcttcccttTTAATTGACTGGTATTGAGTTTACATATAACTGGAATAACCTGTAACTTAGGGGTTACATATAGGACAATTCATTATTCTTTAAAGAGGAAATCATTTAGAAAGCCAAGAACCAAACACAAGCATCAACTAATGGCATCCAAAGGCCAACTAAATTTGAATTAATGAGAGCTTAGAGCTTAGCACAACATGACAAACAAATCATTCATTTAATAGTTTTTTGAAGCAAATTTCATAATCTTAACATAATTCAAGACCAAAAATTTAGCTTAATGTGAAGCTCTTCTAGAAATATTCTATTACTATAACATTATCTTTACAATGTACTCTAATACCTTAATAATTTTGCGAGGCTCGTGGTATCTGATGTTGATGGTGGAGCCGTCGCTCTGCACCAGCACCACAGGATAAGTGCGGGTGTAGGTGAGGCGGCCAATGCGTGCTATGCTGGTACGGTGGCAGTTGATGTCACACCTCGCCGACGTGGCAATACCTCGCaagatgagggaaagggaaggaacagaTGGACTCAACAtcctgaaaaaaattaagaatattaTGATTAATATCATTAACCTGCAAAGCTACATATTAATTATCTTGATAAAGAGACACAACCTAATTATTTCAGGCCTTCTATCTTCCCCTGCAACTTCCATCCTTTGTGGTTCAATTCTATTAAATTCCATCCTTCtatctcatttctttatcttctgcACTTATGAAAACCACATCTGACCTATGATATAtcatatcacaaaaaaaaacaatagccaGCTGTATAGCCCATTCTTCCGTACTTCTATTCTTCAAGGCTTAACTATCCAAACACTTGACATTTCCATCCCCCAAGTGCTATCAACAATCCTTAATCATTCTCACCACAACCATTCAGATGAACACAACTCTCTCCTATGCCAATGAAGAAGTCGGTAACACTGCAGGGTTggacctcccccttttcctccatcccaccTCTCCAACcctccccaacaagcttgggggcctgtggggaattGGGGGTTTATTTTGGGGGGTAGACATAAAAGAGCGATAAATGGACTTTGAAAATCTAGGAAAATTTtcctagaataaaaaaaatttggggTAAAATTTAAGTTTCAAGCAATACGCTAGAATAATtgtatacctaacctaacctaactggaaGGGCTGCGCCCCCCCTGGACCCCTACCCCCGCTAAccagaattagtatataatgtattgtgtacttgtaagtgtatctttaagtactgatgacgaggtcgctgtgcgactgatacaggataacctagatgggccctggtggccctttgttatcctattatttatgttatattatgTTATGATAGTAACCTAGCCACGCAATAACAG
The Portunus trituberculatus isolate SZX2019 chromosome 39, ASM1759143v1, whole genome shotgun sequence DNA segment above includes these coding regions:
- the LOC123515353 gene encoding 39S ribosomal protein L55, mitochondrial-like codes for the protein MLSPSVPSLSLILRGIATSARCDINCHRTSIARIGRLTYTRTYPVVLVQSDGSTINIRYHEPRKIIKLPLDLATLTDAERKKRIDARKPRVKVVIEEDIEDDFKVTNYEHLWKK